Sequence from the Pecten maximus unplaced genomic scaffold, xPecMax1.1, whole genome shotgun sequence genome:
ACGTTACGAACAAGTTCTGGGGTACTGcaggaaaaaaataatcatcagatttaaattcattcatttcattcataaaataatataatcttcaacaaaaaaatgttcaaccttGAATAAAAACCTTTGGGCTGTAGTAGAAATCTGTTTTcctgtattttaatttttagattAGTAATGCATTCTTTTCCTGTATGTTAATTTCAAGATTAGTAATGCATTCTTAACTAGTAAGTCATAATATCACAATAGATGAATTTACTAGTACATATATAACTAAAGTACACCGTCATATATCAAAACTAATATCATATCCGTATCTTTGGGGGAAACATAATTTGTTAGGTTGAGCAAATCTTCAGATATGTGatacaataacaaaatagaTACAGGTGTGTAAAGGTATGAGGGTCACCTgtaaaggtatggggtcacctgagCTTTACAGTCAGTTACTATGCGGGTGACATATaactacagtacaggtatgtaaaGGTGTGGGGGTCACCTgtaaaggtatggggtcacctgtaAAGGTATGGGTGTCACCTGTAAAGGTATGGGGGTCACCTGTAAAGGTGTGGGGTCACCTGTAAAGGTATGGGGGTCACCTGTAAAGGTATTGGGTCACCTGTAAAGGTATGGGGATCACCTGTAAAGGTATGGGGGTCACCTGTAAAGGTATGGGTGTCACCTGTAAAGGTATGGGGGTCACCTGTAAAGGTATTGGGGTCACCTGTTCAGGTATGGGGGTCACCTGTAAAGGTATGGGTGTCACATGAACTTTATATTCAGTTAATATGCGGGTCAGGatgtggtgggacaggagacaaTGTCAGGTGGTAATTTGTTCCACTCACATAtagtttttggaaaaaaagttTTCAAGCAAGGGATATGGAATGGTGTATTCAAAATGAGAGCTGGGGAATATGCCTGGAATACCCAGTAAGATGAAGTTGTCTTTGGGGGTAAAGACTTCGTTTCTTCTTCCTGTATAGggaatattatacatgtagtatggGACAGGGCTTTCATACTCAGGGGTATATAGTGTTCAACATGCTtttgtgaaggagggagtagtgtaaaaCTGGATAGTGTATGAAGTagaggtcaccttactagctcaggctaGAGTGAATTTCCTTTTAGCTTAGTGTTAAGCGTTTGAGGCTcagtttcttaatatctaataCATTTACTTCGAAATATAGAGCTGAAATTCTCAACATTTTGTTACCTGCCACTGGGATAGACATTTTGAAAGATGCCTCTGTCGTGAAGGGTTAATATGTTCCGTGGAGCCTTTGTGTTGTATGGTCTCCTATTGGAAAGCTGTATCTGCAAGCCAACATGCTGGCATCGGATATGGTATCTGAAATCAATAAATCTTATTTTATTGTGGGATCGAGTAGGCCTAGAAGGAAATTCCCCTTGCACAAATTTAGAAGTTTCGGTTTTCAGGACGCAGAGATCTACTCTACCAATTAAATTGACGTCTCCTCTAAAGCAAATTAGAAGGTAAAGCTAAGAGACGACATAACATCGTACAAACGACAGTAAAAGAACCATATTACCTAAAAGCATTGATGTAAAATCTTCTCATGCTCCAACTAATGGGCGCGGCCATCTTGGAAAATCGGTGGCGCGGGGTAAATACCGGATATATTCTGTACACGCGCTGTACAGTAATGTTCATAATTTAGGGAACTTTGTGTTCATGACTGAATTGATGTCTGGATAAAACACTTTCTGATACTCATTCCGTTTCTTTCATGTtatctggggggggggggggggggggggatcaagATGAATTTCGTCTAAGGTATGTTAAGGGGACATAGCTCGTAGAACCTGCACGGCACAGTATCCGTTATTTACACTGCTCCAAGTCAATCTTGCTCAATCAGATGTTTCTAACCAAAACAACGTGAGTTACAATGTCACGAATTAGTTTGGCCGAAATCGCTGTAGGCTCAGTTGGATGTCTCGCAGCGACCTTTTTCGGATTCCAGATTTATAAACAAAGAGTTGATCAAGGTAACACATACTTAATGCAGGCGAAGAATTGCTTAACTTGTCCTACATGTAGTTCAAGGACACTGACATCGTCTGCTTGGCCTATACTCGGTTATTGATTAGGGCGGCTAGCTCCATTATCTACTGATCTAAGTCTATGTGGattgttatgatataaaattttaaaattaagcgACTGGCCTAATTGCTTAAAAATATTATAGAAAGTTAAAGGATGTTATAGAATATTATGAAATGTAGAATGTTATGAACTAGATCTATTATATAATGTAGTCTGTAGAatgtaatataatttaataaaatgttatgatataattaGGATGTTAATATTAAGCCTATAGAATATCATGAAATGTTATAGAATAATATGAAGTTTTACAGAATATTATGAAATGTTATAGAATATCATTAAGTGTTAAAGAATacaatgaaatgttatatagaGGATCATGAAATAGTAAAGGGTATTATAGAATGTTGTGAAATGTTAAAGAATATCATGAAGTTTTATAGAAATCGCGAAATGTTATAGAATATCATTAATTGTTATAGAATACAATGAAATGTTATAGAATATCATGAAATGTTATAGGGTATTATGATATGTTATTGAATATCATGAAATGTGATAGCATGTTATGAAATGTTAGAATGTTatgaaatattatgaaatgttaaagaattttataaaatgttatagAATATTATGAAATGTTATAGAATAGTATAGAATGTTGTAGAATATCATGAAGTGTTATAGAATGTTATGAACTGTTATAGAATATTATGAAGTGTTATAGAATACCATGATATGTTATAGAATATCATGAAATGTTTTAGAATATCATGAAATGTCATAGAATATTATGAAATGTTATAGAATGTTATAGAAtattatgaaatgttatatagaATACCATGAAATGTTATAAAGAATATCACgaaatgttataaaatattataaaatgttatagCATACCATGAAATGTTATagaatttcataaaatgttatGAAATGTTATAGGGTATTATAGAATGTTTTGAAATGTCTTAGAATGTTATAAGATGTCAAATATCGATGACATCATATAGTGTGGCTCACACTGATAAAAAATTAATCGAACATCTGTCATCACGTTTTTGTGTTTCAGAAAACATCCAAACTGAACCCTATGTGAGACAAGCCCTTGGAATACTGCAGGGTTATGATGTTGTCATGGAAAGGTTGGGAAGTCCTTTAAAAATGCAACATATATCCAAAAATCCTGATGACAACAAGGTCGATCCATTGGCTGGAAATGCTAAGGTAGCTACAATCATATACAAAAtgattcatgttttttttttcactggATTATGATGGGGCCATTTTGCCTCATTCTTGGAGGGTAATTGGTAATTAGGAAGATAGTTTCCTGCCTTCTGGAGTTTCCATGTCTTTCTGGTGTTCTCAAAGACTGACCCAAAACTTCTTCCAGTTTCACCGATTTACGATACCTTTTAAAATTTCACAAAGATTGCTGACTCGGTAATAAAGAAACAGAGTAACATTTTTTGTCTGTGAAATAGCTTGTTATTGGACTGTATTATGTGGACAAAAATAGAATAGCTTACATATtagtttccatgcaataactgcTCTTTTTGGTTCACATTCTAGTGTCTGAATTCAACCAAGAGTCAATTTATTAATTTCCAATCAATTCTAAAGACACCAATTCAGAAGAGAATGACACTATTTCAAAGACACCAATTCAGAAGAAAAAGACACTTATTCTAAAGACACGAATTCTAAAGACACCGATTCAGAAAAGAATGACACTATTTCAAAAGACACCAATTCAGAAGAAAAAGACACTAATTCTAACGACACGAATTCAAAACCAACATTGGTTCCAAGAATACCAACTTTTGTTACTAAATGATGAGTAAATAACAATCTTTGACAACCGGATATTGTagaaatacatattaaacaatttcttttattttcagttgAAGATTCCGGTAACAGGTTCTAAGGGACCCTCTGCTTATTTGTACCTCTGGGCAACAAGACCTCCCGTTACCATGGAGTAAGTCACTTCCTGTTGGGCGATAACAttggtttaatttgtatttacaaaaaaaacttttttgtcTTAAAGTTAATTCTCTCTCTGACACTAACAGTTCAAATATTAATATTGGTCACCTGCGCAGGAGCGGGGAAAGAATATGCCTGCTATATCTTGCTGCATGCACCTACCTCATTACCAGACTACCTCACTGTGGTATTTATACTAGTTATAAATGACAAGCACTGTAATTTATGATAATGACTGAGAAGAAGAGGAAATTTGTACAAGATGGAGTATTCTATAACTCTCTCCCTGTTAGAAGAGGCAATATTCTAGAGTTCTCTCCCTTGTATAAGAGAAATTATTTTAGAATTCTCTCCGTTTTAAAAGTGGAAGTATTttaaagttatctcccttctacAAGAGAGATAGTGTTCTAGAACTCTCTCCATTATTCAACATACAATTGTACTTAAATAGGACACATGATGTCGTTATATAATTTGTGTCTTTGTTCAAAGTGAAATTGAGACTTGTGTACAactgtttattatttttctccttttttcAGGACACCAAAGAGCCAAGTTCCGACCTGGACAATCAATAAGCTGGACATTGAACTTGGGCCGGAATATCGCTGGACATTCTATGTACATAAAGATCAAATGGATGGTGAAAAACTTTTATCCAAAAAAGTGGATATACCAGAAAAGTTATTGAAGAGTTCATCATGAAAACATTACTGTTTAAATTGACATCTGTATTATTATGTGAGCTTGGAAAGAAATTCTTGTGGGAGTAAATGAGGACTGTTCAGGAAGTCTTGTGGAGGTAGATGAGGACTGTTGGGGAAGTCTTGTAGTCGATGAGGACTGTTGAGGAAGTCTTGTGGAGGTAGATGAGGACTGTTGGGGAAGTCTTGTGGAGGTAGATGAGGACTGTTGAGGAAGTCTTGTGGAGTTAGATGAGGACTGTTGGGGAAGTCTTGTAGGAGTTAGATGAGGACTGTTGAGGAAGTCTTGTGGAGGTAGATGAGGACTGTTGAGGAAGTCTTGTGGAGGTAGATGAGGACTGTTGAGGAAGTCTTGTGGGTGTTAGATGAGGACTGTTGAGGAAGTCTTGTGGAGGTAGATGAGGACTGTTGAGGAAGTCTTGTGGAGGTAGATGAGGACTGTTGAGAAGTCTTGTGGGAGTAAATGATGACTGTTGAGGAAGTCTTGTGGAAATAAATGAGGACTGTTGAGGAAGTCTTGAGGAGGGAGATGAGGACTGTTGAGGAAGTCTTGTGGGTGTTAGATGAGGACTGTTGAGGAAGTCTTGTAGGAGGTAGATGAGGACTGTTGAGGAAGTCTTGTGGGAGTAGATGAGGACTGTTGAGGAAGTCTTGTGAAGGTAGATGAGGACTGTTGAGGAAGTCTTGTGGGAGTTAGATGAGGACTGTTGGGGAAGTCTTGTGGAGGTAGATGAGGACTGTTGAGGAAGTCTTGTGGAGGTAGATGAGGACTGTTGAGAAGTCTTGTGGGAGTTAGATGAGAACTGTTGAGGAAGTCTTGTGGAGGTAGATGAGGACTGTTGAGAAGTCTTGTAGGAGTTAGATGAGGACTGTTGAGGAAGTCTTGAGGAGGTAGATGAGGACTGTTGAGAAGTCTTGTAGGAGTTAGATGAGGACTGTTGGGGAAGTCTTGTGGGTGTTAGATGAGGACTGTTGAGGAAGTCTTGTGGGAGGTAGATGAGGACTGTTGAGGGAGTCTTGTGGGAGTAGATGAGAACTGTTGAGAAGTCTTGTGGAAATAAATGAGGACTGTTGAGGAAGTCTTGAGTAGTACTTTTCTGAATGATTTAATATGTGATGTTGACTACCTACCTGGTAATTATTGACCGTGGAACTCGTACCACGTCTCTGTGATTCAGTTTTTTATTGGCTGTATTCAGGGTTTAATACCCGGGtatcatttatttaatatatgtGTTGACTTGAGGAAGTCCATAAAACATCTAATTGACAAATGTTAAACTTACCGAAGTCCACAGATATGATTATCATTGTGAAGAAgtaaatgtttatcatattattgtGTAATATTGTTGTCTTCTGTTCttaatattaaaatgtgattaaaacttacattgttttttgtctttgtttttttgttcGTTTTACAAATCTCCAAGGAGGTGATTTCATATTTCCGCACCGATTTTGTGGGGACCGTTTTGGGTTATTTGGTTCatttaataatgatttaatgCCAAAAAGTAGGGTTCAATTTACTGTTTCAGAGAGAGAGCACTtcaatttgtatatattctgtaatttTAGGAGAAATAGTTACCTTTATATTAGATCTTAATTACCTGTGTGTCTGTGGAGATGTGTCCTTATATTAACTctaagtacctgtgagtctgtgTCCTTATATCAACTctaagtacctgtgagtctgtgtcttatattaactctaagtacctgtgagtctgtgtcttatattaactctaagtacctgtgagtctgtgTCCTTATATTAACTCTAAGTACCTGTGTGTCTGTGGTGATGTGTCCTTATATCAACTctaagtacctgtgagtctgtgTCCTTATATCAACTCTtaagtacctgtgagtctgtgtccttatattaactctaagtacctgtgagtctgtgTCCTTATATCAACTCTtaagtacctgtgagtctgtgtccttatattaactctaagtacctgtgagtctgtgtccttatattaactctaagtacctgtgagtctgtgTCCTTATAATAACTCTAAGTAGCTGTGAGTCTGTGTCTTATATTAACTctaagtacctgtgagtctgtgtccttatattaactctaagtacctgtgagtctgtgtccttatattaactctaagtacctgtgagtctgtgtccttatattaactcttagtacctgtgagtctgtgTCCTTATATTAACTCTAAGTAACTGTCAGTCTGTGTCCTTATATTAACTctaagtacctgtgagtctgtgtccttatattaactctaagtacctgtgagtctgtgtccttatattaactctaagtacctgtgagtctgtggtgatgtgtccttatattaactctaagtacctgtgagtctgtgTCTTATATCAACTCTTAAGTACCTGTGAGTCTTTATCTTATATTAACTctaagtacctgtgagtctgtgtccttatattaactctaagtacctgtgtgtctgtgtcttatattaactctaagtacctgtgagtctgtgtccttatattaagtctaagtacctgtgagtctgtgGAGATGTGTCCTTATATTAACTCTctaagtacctgtgagtctTTATCTTATATCAACTCTAAgtacctgtgtgtctgtgtcttatattaactctaagtacctgtgagtctgtgtccttatattaactctaagtacctgtgagtctgtgGAGATGTGTCCTGATATTAACTCTctaagtacctgtgagtctTTATCTTATATTAACTctaagtacctgtgagtctgtgtccttatattaactctaagtacctgtgagtctgtgtccttatattaactctaagtacctgtgagtctgtgtccttatattaactcttaagtacctgtgagtctgtgGAGATGTGTCCTTATATTAACTCTAAGTTCCTGTGAGTCTGTGTCTTATATCAACTCTtaagtacctgtgagtctgtgTCCTTATATTAACTCTAAGTAGCTGTGCGTCTGTGTCCTTATATTAACTctaagtacctgtgagtctgtgGTGATGTGTCCTTATATCAACTctaagtacctgtgagtctgtgTCCTTATATCAACTCTAAgtacctgtgtgtctgtgtcttatattaactctaagtacctgtgagtctgtgtccttatattaactctaagtacctgtgagtctgtgGAGATGTGTCCTTATATTAACTCTctaagtacctgtgagtctTTATCTTATATTAACACTAAgtacctgtgtgtctgtgtccttatattaactcttagtacctgtgagtctgtgTCTTATATTAACTCTTagtacctgtgagtctgtgTCCTTATATTAACTCTAAGTAACTGTCAGTCTGTGTCCTTATATTAACTctaagtacctgtgagtctgtggtgatgtgtccttatattaactctaagtacctgtgagtctgtgTCTTATATCAACTCTTAAGTACCTGTGAGTCTTTATCTTATATTAACTctaagtacctgtgagtctgtgtccttatattaactctaagtacctgtgtgtctgtgtcttatattaactctaagtacctgtgagtctgtgtccttatattaagtctaagtacctgtgagtctgtgGAGATGTGTCCTTATATTAACTCTctaagtacctgtgagtctTTATCTTATATCAACTCTAAgtacctgtgtgtctgtgtcttatattaactctaagtacctgtgagtctgtgtccttatattaactctaagtacctgtgagtctgtgGAGATGTGTCCTGATATTAACTCTctaagtacctgtgagtctTTATCTTATATTAACTctaagtacctgtgagtctgtgtccttatattaactctaagtacctgtgagtctgtgtccttatattaactctaagtacctgtgagtctgtgtccttatattaactcttaagtacctgtgagtctgtgGAGATGTGTCCTTATATTAACTCTAAGTTCCTGTGAGTCTGTGTCTTATATCAACTCTtaagtacctgtgagtctgtgTCCTTATATTAACTCTAAGTAGCTGTGCGTCTGTGTCCTTATATTAACTctaagtacctgtgagtctgtgGTGATGTGTCCTTATATCAACTctaagtacctgtgagtctgtgTCCTTATATCAACTCTAAgtacctgtgtgtctgtgtcttatattaactctaagtacctgtgagtctgtgtccttatattaactctaagtacctgtgagtctgtgGAGATGTGTCCTTATATTAACTCTctaagtacctgtgagtctTTATCTTATATTAACACTAAgtacctgtgtgtctgtgtccttatattaactcttagtacctgtgagtctgtgTCTTATATTAACTCTAAGTACCTATGAGTCTATGAGTCTGCGTCCTTATATTAACTctaagtacctgtgagtctgCGTCCTTATATTAACTCTAAGTAGCTGTGAGTCTGCGTCCTTATATTAACTctaagtacctgtgagtctgCGTCCTTATATTAACTCTAAGTAGCTGTGAGTCTGCGTCCTTATATTAACTCTAAGTAGCTGTGAGTCTGTGTCCTAATATTAACTCTAAgtacctgtgtgtctgtgtCCTTATATTAACTCTAAGTAGCTGTGAGTCTGTGTCCTTATATTAATTctaagtacctgtgagtctgtgTCCTTATATTAACTCTAAGTAGCTGTGAGTCTGTGTCCTTATATTAACTctaagtacctgtgagtctgtggtgatgtgtccttatattaactctaagtacctgtgagtctgtgTCCTTATATCAACTctaagtacctgtgagtctgtgtccttatattaactctaagtacctgtgagtctgtgTCCTTATATCAACTctaagtacctgtgagtctgtgGAGATGTGTCCTAATATTAATTCTAAGTACTTGTGAGTCTGTGTCTTATATCAACTCTtaagtacctgtgagtctgtgtccttatattaactctctaagtacctgtgagtctgtgtccttatattaactctaagtacctgtgagtctgtgtcttatattaactctaagtacctgtgagtctgtgTCCTTATATTAACTCTTAAGTACCTGTGAGTATGTGGAGATGTGTCCTTATATCAACTctaagtacctgtgagtctgCGTCCGTATATCAACTctaagtacctgtgagtctgtgGTGATGTGACCTATACCCGAGTAATTCACTGGGAAgcttaaggtcaaaggtcattttaAACGCTTGCTTTTGTTAAAAACAGTATGTGTCTCATCTCAAGTCTACAATGAACGCAATTAAAAAATGTGTCTCAAGGATAAAATCCTGAAGAACGCTGGACCGGTAAAGTGGAATTTAAACATATGTCTAATACTCTTTACAATTGAGGTACTCGTAAGATAATAAAATCAGAAATTTAAACCATGCATATTATTGTTATTCATAATTCTGTTATTAAAGGCAATGGACTAGAGCAATAAAAATGAACGTGACCTTAATTTGATGGAATGGACTAGAATGATTAAATTGGACGTAATCTTAATTTGATGGAATGGACTAGAATGATTAAATTGGACGCAATCTTAATTTGATGGAATGGACTAGAATGATTAAATTGGACGCGATCTTAATTTGATGGAATGGACTAGAATGATTAAATTGGACGTGATCTTAATTTGATGGAATGGACTAGAATGATTAAATTGGACGTGATCTTAAGTTGATGGAATGGACTAGAATGATTAAATTGGACGTGATCTTAATTTGATGGAATGGACTAGAATGATTCAATTGGACGTGATCTTAATTTGATGGAATGGACTAGAATGATTAAATTGGACGTGATCTTAAGTTGATGGAATGGACTAGAATGATTAAATTGGACGTGATCTTAATTTGATGGAATGGACTAGAATGATTCAATTGGACGTGATCTTAATTTGATGGAATGGACTAGAATGATTCAATTGGACGTGATCTTAATTTGATGGAATGGACTAGAATGATTAAATTGGACGTGATCTTAATTTGATGGAATGGACTAGAATGATTAAATTGGACGTGCTCTTAATTTGATGGAATGGACTAGAATGATTAAATTGGACGTAATCTTAATTTGCCGTCTTTGGACTAGATTGCACGTTTTACTTTGTTTATAAATACCATCAATCAGAgtgaaatcaaaatttaaaaaaataagggGGAGGGGGGCAGAGGATCATGATCAACACCAATATTGCTATGACCCTGCAATTCTTTCAACACGAAATTTAGCATAAACTTTTAGCataaaatttcatgttttatattgtgtatacataCGTATGGGTTTTTAATTTACCGTATCAAGTAGCGCACTGCTGTAAACTCGCCACCAGGCTGGGGTACAAAATGACCCATTAATCTTTAAATGTCGACGCG
This genomic interval carries:
- the LOC117320944 gene encoding uncharacterized protein LOC117320944 — its product is MSRISLAEIAVGSVGCLAATFFGFQIYKQRVDQENIQTEPYVRQALGILQGYDVVMERLGSPLKMQHISKNPDDNKVDPLAGNAKLKIPVTGSKGPSAYLYLWATRPPVTMETPKSQVPTWTINKLDIELGPEYRWTFYVHKDQMDGEKLLSKKVDIPEKLLKSSS
- the LOC117320943 gene encoding uncharacterized serine-rich protein C215.13-like; this encodes MIIISVDFDFSTVLIYSHKTPSTVLIYLPQDFLNSPHLTPTRLPQQSSSNSYKTSQQSSSTSSRLPQQSSSNSYKTSQQSSSTSTRLPQQFSSNSHKTSQQSSSTSTRLPQQSSSTSTRLPQQSSSNSHKTSSTVLIYLHKTSSTVLIYSHKTSSTVLIYLLQDFLNSPHLTPTRLPQQSSSPSSRLPQQSSFISTRLPQQSSFTPTRLLNSPHLPPQDFLNSPHLPPQDFLNSPHLTPTRLPQQSSSTSTRLPQQSSSTSTRLPQQSSSNSYKTSPTVLI